The segment ATGAGGTACCTCGTTCTGAATGGGTATATTTTCAGATAAAAAAACCTTAGATCATATCAGATTGCAACTCAGCAGACCCACCATATCGAACACATATCCCGATATTTTGGGTGTCAGCTGTATCTCTATATACGCAGCTATAAGGAGCAAGAGGATCATAATTGAGAATGTTTTCCACATATATCCGGATCTCAAGTAAGCTCTGGTGACACTCTCTATTACTTTGATATCCTTTTTTATATCCTCATAACTGTCAGCTTCGAACAGATTTCCTCTTATGATCTCTTCTGAGTGTACTCTCGAAAACCTGTATGCAAGGGATGTGGCTATGAAGATCACAGGTAGTTCGATGATCCCGTGAGGGGATATTGAAGCAAGGTAATATACAAAGGCAAAGTCAGCACCCAGGAAAATACCTGCCAATCCTGCTGTCTGGCTTCCCCAGAGTATCCCGTTGAAAAGGAAAAGTGCGAGGACGATCCCGGCTATAATTCCGTTCAGGAGTAAAGTCAGTACAGGGAATATGAGTGGTAACATTAATGCGACTGCCCTGTAATCTTCTCCGTGGTAACTGCAGTTCTTCCAGATGGAATTCGGATCCTTTCTCTTTTCAGTTGTTTGATATTGCCTGATCTCTGGATATATGCGTGCAGCTGTTTTTCGTATGAATGATAGGAATATAGGGGAAGGCTTGTCCAGACCTGATATGATCCTGCAATAGAAGGGGTGACGGGATCGAAATATTATTTCCCTGAAAGCGAACCTGTGACTGTATGTTATGGCCCCCGTGCCGATGGCTGTGACAAGTATTGCTATTGTGTTGAAGACAAAAACGGAGTATATCGGGCCTACATACCTGGCGCCTACATCCACTTTGGAAGTAGCGGCCGCAGAGGTCGAAACTATAGCATCGTTGACGGCATCGATCTCCGAGGTTGCAGCCTGTGCAGTGGGAATTACCACACTGCTGGTTGCTTCAGGTTGTGAAAAAAAGTAAGCAACAACGTAAACGGATATGCTGAAGACAAAGGCCAGTGCTGCGAATAGTATGAAGAGTTTCACTGACCATATTACATCTCTCCTTTTTATTTTGAAACGATCTACCTCTTCCCTTTTCATTGCCTTTTGTTTGAATGGACAGTTTTTATTTTTGGTACTTAACTATGTTTCTCAGGATTTCACTTAACTTTAACTGTTAAATTTTATTTCCATGCCTGATAAATACACATATAAATATAATTTTCATCGATGATTTAAAATATATCTCCTTACAAATATATCTGAGAGAAACATGGTTTGCTGTTAAAGTGAGGTCTAATATGAGGATACAATCTGGAATTGAAGGTTTCGATGAACTTGTTCAGGGTGGACTGGTTCCGGAACGTGTTTATCTTTTAAGTGGTCCGCCTGGAAGCGGAAAAACAACTTTTGGAATGCAGTTCCTTGCACAGGGTGCTACTTTTGGGGAAGTTGGTCTTTACGTTAGTCTGCTTGAAAGTCCCCAGAACATCATAAATGACATGTCCAATTACTCGATGAACGTGGCTACATTG is part of the Methanococcoides methylutens MM1 genome and harbors:
- a CDS encoding stage II sporulation protein M, coding for MKREEVDRFKIKRRDVIWSVKLFILFAALAFVFSISVYVVAYFFSQPEATSSVVIPTAQAATSEIDAVNDAIVSTSAAATSKVDVGARYVGPIYSVFVFNTIAILVTAIGTGAITYSHRFAFREIIFRSRHPFYCRIISGLDKPSPIFLSFIRKTAARIYPEIRQYQTTEKRKDPNSIWKNCSYHGEDYRAVALMLPLIFPVLTLLLNGIIAGIVLALFLFNGILWGSQTAGLAGIFLGADFAFVYYLASISPHGIIELPVIFIATSLAYRFSRVHSEEIIRGNLFEADSYEDIKKDIKVIESVTRAYLRSGYMWKTFSIMILLLLIAAYIEIQLTPKISGYVFDMVGLLSCNLI